Proteins from one Salinispora arenicola genomic window:
- a CDS encoding PTS lactose transporter subunit IIB, with translation MTTINGSTVRKVVIACDAGMGSSAMLAGQLRRQLGKHSVAVEHTPVDAIPADADVVICHQGLAERARISAPDTIIVPIQVFIGDPAVTRVVKAVQTGGDLDG, from the coding sequence ATGACCACCATCAACGGCTCCACCGTCCGCAAGGTCGTCATCGCCTGTGACGCCGGCATGGGCAGCAGCGCGATGCTCGCCGGCCAGCTACGCCGCCAACTCGGCAAACACTCGGTGGCCGTCGAGCACACACCGGTCGACGCCATTCCCGCCGACGCCGACGTGGTGATCTGCCACCAGGGCCTCGCCGAGCGGGCCCGGATCAGCGCCCCGGACACGATCATCGTGCCGATCCAGGTCTTCATCGGCGATCCGGCGGTGACCCGAGTCGTCAAGGCCGTGCAGACCGGCGGCGACCTCGATGGATGA
- the mtlA gene encoding PTS mannitol transporter subunit IICB — MTTSNYTPTVQGTGVKATIQRIGGFLAGMVMPNIGAFIAWGLITALFIPTGWLPNEDFAALVGPMITLLLPVLIGYTGGRLVHGQRGAVVGAVATVGIVVGAEVPMFLGAMIIGPAAAYVVKRIDGLIQDRIRPGFEMLVDNFTAGIVGAGMALLGVWGIGPIVGRLTDIAGSGVDWLVSHHLLGLVSVIVEPAKVLFLNNAINHGVLSPLGVTEAAEAGKSILFMVETNPGPGLGLLLAYFFFGPRSLRPTAPAAMIIQFFGGIHEVYFPYVLMKPRLILAMIAGGAAGVSTFMITGAGLVATPSPGSVFAYFAVTPKGGWFGVVLGIVIAAAVTFAVAALLLGFGRKAGDEADDAAVTPEEQADREQAELAAAQRRSADNKNLAPASRGSGDDTPPQATAKES; from the coding sequence ATGACAACAAGCAACTACACACCGACAGTCCAGGGCACCGGCGTCAAGGCCACCATCCAGCGGATCGGTGGCTTCCTCGCCGGCATGGTGATGCCCAACATCGGCGCCTTCATCGCCTGGGGTCTGATCACCGCTCTGTTCATCCCGACCGGTTGGCTCCCGAACGAGGACTTCGCCGCCCTGGTCGGCCCGATGATCACCCTGCTGCTGCCGGTCCTCATCGGCTACACCGGCGGCCGTCTCGTGCACGGTCAGCGCGGCGCCGTCGTCGGTGCGGTTGCCACCGTCGGTATCGTCGTCGGTGCCGAAGTGCCGATGTTCCTCGGCGCGATGATCATCGGCCCGGCGGCCGCGTACGTGGTGAAGCGCATAGACGGGCTGATCCAGGACCGGATCCGGCCCGGGTTCGAGATGCTGGTCGACAACTTCACCGCCGGCATCGTCGGCGCAGGCATGGCCCTACTCGGCGTGTGGGGGATCGGCCCGATCGTCGGCCGCCTGACCGACATCGCGGGCAGCGGCGTGGACTGGCTGGTCTCCCACCACCTGCTCGGTCTGGTGTCGGTCATCGTCGAGCCGGCGAAGGTGCTGTTCCTCAACAACGCCATCAACCACGGCGTGCTCAGCCCGCTCGGGGTGACCGAGGCCGCCGAGGCCGGCAAGTCGATCCTGTTCATGGTCGAGACGAACCCGGGGCCCGGGCTCGGCCTGCTACTGGCGTACTTCTTCTTCGGGCCCCGCTCACTGCGTCCGACCGCCCCGGCGGCGATGATCATTCAGTTCTTCGGCGGCATCCACGAGGTGTACTTCCCGTACGTGCTGATGAAGCCCCGCCTGATCCTGGCGATGATCGCAGGCGGTGCCGCCGGTGTCTCCACCTTCATGATCACCGGAGCGGGTCTGGTCGCCACCCCCTCACCCGGCAGCGTCTTCGCCTACTTCGCGGTCACTCCGAAGGGCGGCTGGTTCGGCGTCGTGCTCGGCATTGTGATCGCCGCTGCGGTGACCTTCGCAGTCGCGGCCCTGCTGCTCGGATTCGGGCGGAAGGCGGGAGACGAGGCCGACGACGCGGCCGTCACCCCGGAGGAGCAGGCCGACCGCGAGCAGGCGGAACTGGCCGCGGCGCAGCGCCGCTCGGCCGACAACAAGAACCTGGCGCCGGCCTCCCGCGGATCCGGCGACGACACCCCGCCACAAGCGACTGCGAAGGAGTCCTGA
- a CDS encoding 1-phosphofructokinase family hexose kinase codes for MIVTLTLNPSLDRTIEIEELVRGDVIRATSGSIEPGGKGVNVSRALLANGVPSRALVTCGGDEGGQLIRLLRSERVDVCALPISGSTRSNITLAEPDGTVTKINEPGPELSATEFSAITDQVLTEAGAGGCVVVCGSIPPGLPTQEFLNLCERVVAAGDRLVVDTSGPALHAAATAGASLVKPNREELAQVVGRPLASFADVVDAAQELRSWGAGAVLASLGADGAVLVDANGVIAGAATVARPRSSVGAGDALLAGFLAAGGAVSIPVARSGQVEDPESGGQSHHRRNALTEAVAWGAAAVSLPGSQMPGPADIRRERVRLHSRLTEVQPLLSPS; via the coding sequence ATGATCGTCACTCTCACCCTCAACCCGAGTCTCGACCGCACCATCGAGATCGAGGAACTCGTTCGTGGTGACGTCATCCGGGCCACGTCGGGGAGTATCGAGCCGGGCGGCAAGGGCGTGAACGTGTCCCGTGCGCTGCTGGCCAACGGCGTACCGTCACGGGCCCTGGTCACCTGCGGCGGGGACGAGGGCGGTCAGCTCATCCGCCTCCTGCGCAGTGAGCGGGTCGACGTGTGCGCGCTGCCGATATCCGGTAGTACGCGGTCGAACATCACCCTCGCCGAGCCGGACGGCACGGTCACGAAGATCAACGAGCCGGGGCCGGAACTGAGTGCCACGGAGTTCTCCGCGATCACCGACCAGGTGCTCACCGAGGCCGGTGCCGGCGGCTGCGTGGTGGTCTGTGGGAGCATCCCGCCAGGTCTGCCCACCCAGGAGTTCCTCAACCTCTGCGAGCGGGTTGTCGCCGCCGGTGACCGGCTGGTGGTGGACACCAGCGGGCCTGCCCTCCACGCTGCCGCGACGGCGGGCGCCAGCCTGGTCAAGCCCAACCGGGAGGAACTCGCCCAGGTGGTCGGGCGTCCGCTGGCCTCCTTCGCGGACGTGGTCGACGCCGCGCAGGAGCTCCGCTCCTGGGGGGCCGGCGCAGTGCTGGCCAGTCTCGGGGCGGACGGGGCCGTCCTGGTCGACGCCAACGGGGTCATCGCCGGCGCGGCAACCGTGGCACGTCCACGCAGTTCGGTCGGCGCCGGCGACGCCCTCCTGGCCGGCTTCCTCGCCGCCGGTGGCGCGGTCTCCATCCCCGTTGCCCGGTCCGGCCAGGTCGAGGATCCCGAGTCGGGTGGGCAGTCACACCACCGGCGGAACGCACTGACCGAGGCCGTCGCCTGGGGTGCCGCCGCCGTGAGTCTGCCCGGCAGCCAGATGCCCGGCCCCGCTGACATTCGTCGTGAACGAGTTCGCCTGCACAGCCGACTGACCGAAGTCCAGCCACTACTTTCCCCCAGCTGA
- a CDS encoding DeoR/GlpR family DNA-binding transcription regulator, producing MYAEERQQEIVRLARSNGRVDVATLAGTLQVTTETIRRDLTVLERAGVLRRVHGGAIPAERLGFEPALATRDSVLIHEKERIAAMALAEVPSEGSIILDAGSTTARLAEALPTDRELTVVVNSPVIATLLGSRPNLNVLLLGGRLRARTLATVEDWALRAIADLYVDVAFLGTNGCSVRRGLTTPDPAEASVKRAMIAAARRAVLLADHTKFGNDHFARFGSLTDLDLIVTDSDVEDRLAVEMESAGVRVVQA from the coding sequence ATGTACGCCGAGGAGCGACAGCAGGAGATCGTCCGGTTGGCCCGGTCCAATGGCCGCGTCGACGTGGCGACGCTTGCCGGCACTCTCCAGGTGACGACGGAGACGATCCGGCGTGACCTCACCGTGCTGGAGCGAGCCGGCGTACTGCGCCGGGTGCACGGCGGAGCGATCCCCGCGGAACGGCTGGGATTCGAGCCGGCCCTGGCCACCCGGGACTCGGTCCTGATCCACGAGAAGGAGCGGATCGCCGCGATGGCGCTGGCCGAGGTGCCGTCGGAGGGCTCGATCATCCTCGACGCGGGCAGCACGACCGCCCGCCTCGCCGAGGCGCTGCCCACCGATCGAGAGCTGACGGTTGTGGTCAACTCCCCGGTCATCGCCACCCTTCTCGGCTCCCGGCCGAATCTGAACGTGCTCCTCCTGGGCGGACGACTGCGTGCCCGCACCCTGGCCACGGTGGAGGACTGGGCCCTGCGCGCGATCGCCGACCTGTACGTCGACGTCGCGTTTCTCGGCACCAACGGATGCTCGGTCAGGCGGGGCCTGACCACGCCCGACCCGGCCGAGGCGTCGGTGAAGCGGGCGATGATCGCGGCAGCGCGCCGCGCCGTGCTCCTCGCTGACCACACGAAGTTCGGCAACGACCACTTCGCGCGGTTCGGGTCTCTCACCGACCTGGACCTGATCGTCACCGACTCCGACGTCGAGGACCGTCTCGCGGTCGAGATGGAGAGCGCCGGTGTGCGGGTGGTGCAGGCATGA